CCATGCAACACCACATTGTGCCCAACCGTCACACCATCACCTATTATAACATTGCAGCAGTGGTCAGTGTGAATTGTTGTCAAATCCTGAATGTTGGTGTCTTTACCAATTACAACTCTGTTCTCCTCACATCTTATAACACAGCCAAACCACACACTTGAATTTTCCCCAATCTCGACATCACCTATTATGGCAGCACTGGGAGCTATGTAGCAACTGTCTGCAATCTTTGGTATTTTACCATTGTAAGTAATTATCATTTTACTTTTCAATCCCCTTCTCCATAAGAT
The Caldicellulosiruptor morganii DNA segment above includes these coding regions:
- a CDS encoding gamma carbonic anhydrase family protein, with amino-acid sequence MIITYNGKIPKIADSCYIAPSAAIIGDVEIGENSSVWFGCVIRCEENRVVIGKDTNIQDLTTIHTDHCCNVIIGDGVTVGHNVVLHGCEIGNNVLVGMGSIIMNGSRVGDNCIIGAGSLITQNTVIPPNSLVFGRPAKVIRELSQEEIEQIRVSAKEYIDLANSYKNICR